Proteins from a genomic interval of Pseudodesulfovibrio nedwellii:
- the nadA gene encoding quinolinate synthase NadA: MENPKDTIIRIKEAMGESLSILGHHYQSDEVIAFTDVRGDSLELARKINDLKAKHIVFCGVFFMAESAAILCRPDQKIHIPDTSATCPMADMAEGKRVRQVLDILQKNGRKIVPLTYVNSSAAVKAVVGEYGGSVCTSANAQTMLSWAIKQGDGVLFLPDKHLARNSANALGIPEEERILLPVDVIEGDPELYVTPSMTDDKQFIIWPGYCPIHEEFSLDTIEAIRAAEPEARIVVHPECDPALVHASDGNGSTTYLIKYAAEAPQGATIYIGTEVNLVNRLADQYKGEKTIKPLIASQCDDMAKITVEKLAHTLDNLETATPVTVSDSIKEPAKLALERMLKVCS, translated from the coding sequence GTGGAAAACCCCAAGGACACCATCATTAGGATTAAGGAGGCCATGGGCGAATCCCTGTCCATTCTCGGCCATCATTACCAGTCGGACGAAGTCATTGCCTTCACCGATGTTCGTGGTGATTCTCTTGAGTTGGCCCGCAAAATCAACGACCTTAAAGCAAAACACATAGTGTTCTGTGGTGTGTTTTTCATGGCTGAATCTGCTGCCATTCTTTGCCGACCGGACCAAAAAATCCACATTCCGGATACCTCCGCAACCTGCCCCATGGCTGACATGGCTGAAGGTAAACGAGTCAGACAGGTTCTTGATATCCTCCAAAAAAATGGTCGAAAGATTGTTCCACTGACCTATGTGAACTCCTCAGCAGCCGTCAAAGCCGTGGTGGGAGAATATGGTGGTTCAGTCTGCACCTCTGCCAACGCTCAAACCATGCTCTCCTGGGCCATAAAACAAGGTGACGGTGTCCTCTTTCTGCCGGACAAACATCTGGCCCGCAACAGTGCCAATGCACTCGGCATCCCCGAAGAAGAACGCATTCTTCTGCCGGTCGATGTCATCGAAGGTGATCCTGAATTGTATGTCACGCCATCCATGACTGACGACAAGCAGTTCATCATTTGGCCGGGATACTGCCCAATTCATGAAGAATTTTCACTCGACACCATCGAGGCGATTCGTGCTGCTGAACCGGAAGCTCGTATTGTCGTTCACCCCGAATGCGATCCGGCATTGGTTCACGCTTCCGACGGCAACGGCTCGACCACCTATCTAATAAAATATGCTGCCGAGGCTCCTCAAGGAGCAACCATTTACATTGGTACCGAGGTAAACCTCGTTAACCGATTGGCAGACCAGTACAAAGGCGAAAAGACCATCAAACCGCTCATTGCAAGCCAATGCGACGATATGGCCAAGATAACCGTGGAAAAACTGGCCCACACGCTTGATAACCTTGAAACCGCTACGCCTGTCACTGTGAGCGACTCCATCAAGGAACCAGCAAAACTGGCTCTTGAGCGCATGCTCAAAGTTTGCTCCTAG
- a CDS encoding TrkH family potassium uptake protein gives MRWKYVLHIIGALVACIGLTMVLPFGWGLYYGDGTAYPIGLSMGITVIAGGLAFAFFRDSEASKKSSVMTHREGMAIVALGWFAAGVFGGLPFYLGGTFESVVDCVFESLSGFSTTGSSVLVDIESVPRGLLFWRSLTHWLGGMGIIVFSLAILPFLGIGGMQLYKAEVPGPSPDKLKPRIKDTAMTLWKVYLLFSAVETVLLMFGGMDLFDALCHTFGTMATGGFSTRNTSVAAFDSAYIDYVITVFMVIAGVNFSLHYLLLKGRFKVLIKDPEFRVFAFMIAIFIAIITVFVYAEGNYDTVSDSIRYTSFQVASILTTTGFATADYELWPGVTQAILLFCMFVGGCAGSTGGGMKVMRIMLLFKQSYQELFRLIHPRAVSHVKMGRTVVKDDVISGVWGFFILWLGLLVLAAFIVASTGVDVVTSFAAALACIGNIGPGIGGVGPTDNFAWLPDIAKWVLTFCMVLGRLEIYTVIILFVPEFWRK, from the coding sequence ATGCGTTGGAAATATGTTCTCCACATCATCGGTGCGCTGGTCGCCTGTATCGGGCTGACCATGGTTTTACCTTTCGGTTGGGGGTTGTATTACGGTGATGGTACCGCTTATCCCATAGGTCTATCCATGGGGATCACTGTTATCGCTGGCGGTCTGGCTTTTGCCTTTTTCCGTGACTCAGAAGCTTCGAAAAAATCTTCTGTCATGACCCACCGCGAGGGCATGGCCATTGTTGCCTTGGGCTGGTTTGCGGCCGGAGTTTTCGGAGGACTGCCGTTCTATCTGGGCGGTACGTTTGAATCCGTGGTGGATTGTGTTTTTGAATCTTTGTCTGGTTTCAGTACAACTGGATCATCGGTTTTGGTTGATATCGAGAGCGTACCCCGTGGCCTGTTATTCTGGCGGAGTCTTACACATTGGCTTGGCGGCATGGGGATTATTGTATTTTCCCTTGCCATTCTGCCGTTTTTGGGGATTGGTGGCATGCAGCTGTACAAGGCTGAGGTGCCGGGACCATCTCCTGATAAGCTCAAGCCGCGTATTAAGGATACAGCCATGACCTTATGGAAGGTCTATCTGTTGTTCAGTGCTGTGGAAACAGTGTTGCTTATGTTTGGCGGCATGGATCTTTTTGACGCCCTATGCCACACCTTCGGCACCATGGCGACAGGGGGATTCTCTACCAGAAATACTTCGGTTGCCGCTTTTGATAGCGCGTATATTGACTACGTCATTACTGTGTTCATGGTTATTGCCGGTGTTAATTTCTCTTTACATTATCTTTTGTTGAAAGGGCGGTTCAAAGTCCTTATCAAAGATCCGGAATTTCGGGTTTTTGCCTTTATGATTGCCATTTTTATCGCAATTATAACTGTATTTGTTTATGCGGAAGGAAATTACGATACTGTTTCCGATTCCATCAGATATACGTCATTTCAAGTTGCTTCTATCTTGACCACAACGGGTTTTGCCACGGCAGACTATGAATTGTGGCCCGGGGTTACTCAGGCCATATTGTTGTTTTGCATGTTCGTGGGCGGATGTGCCGGTTCGACTGGCGGTGGCATGAAGGTCATGCGCATCATGCTGCTGTTCAAGCAGTCCTACCAGGAATTGTTTAGACTCATTCATCCTAGGGCTGTTAGTCATGTGAAGATGGGTAGAACTGTGGTTAAGGATGACGTCATCAGCGGTGTATGGGGCTTCTTTATACTTTGGCTCGGCCTGTTGGTCCTTGCGGCCTTTATTGTTGCTTCCACGGGGGTTGATGTTGTTACTTCGTTTGCCGCCGCTTTGGCTTGCATCGGTAATATTGGTCCTGGTATTGGAGGGGTCGGCCCAACGGATAATTTTGCGTGGCTTCCCGACATTGCAAAATGGGTTCTGACTTTTTGTATGGTTTTAGGAAGGCTTGAAATTTATACTGTTATTATTCTCTTCGTACCGGAGTTTTGGCGAAAATAA
- the nadB gene encoding L-aspartate oxidase codes for MNNFRLQSDALIIGSGIAGSMAALTLADQGHDVIIITAGEDLTNGNTSLAQGGIVYRNENDDPKLLEKDILTAGWKHNFTRAVRFLARKGPEVLQETFLEKYKIPFNQRKPGDWYLTREGGHGLARILYCDDHTGRNIMEVLSAAVEAHENIRVLTKRTAIDLLTTQHHAKHLDFKYNLSNQCIGAYVFNENLGKVETILSKFTMLATGGIGQIYLHTTNTSSSIGSGLAMAHRAGARLMNCEYVQFHPTALYEGSKRGERRFLVSEAVRGEGAVLINSKGDPFMPRYDTRADLAPRDIVTRAIMDEMLQIDDDCVYLDTSGIKEDVNKRFPTISKKCREMGIDISKDPVPVVPAAHYFCGGILVDNRGRSTLEKLYAAGECSCTGVHGANRLASTSLLEGMLWGYSAGQDMISRMNHSAALSRKLNESIPDWISIGHEHNEDPALIAQDWSNIRNTMWNYVGIARTSNRLGRAFSDMRKLTKNLQDFYRETEVSKNIIDLFHGSQAAYIITLAALRNTKTKGCHYRID; via the coding sequence ATGAACAATTTCCGATTGCAAAGCGATGCTCTTATTATCGGATCCGGTATTGCCGGATCCATGGCAGCTCTCACCCTGGCCGACCAAGGGCATGACGTCATTATCATCACAGCCGGAGAAGATCTCACCAACGGCAACACTTCTCTTGCGCAAGGCGGCATCGTTTATCGCAACGAAAACGATGATCCTAAATTGTTGGAAAAAGACATCCTGACAGCAGGATGGAAACACAACTTCACGCGTGCAGTACGTTTTCTGGCTCGTAAAGGCCCGGAAGTTCTTCAGGAAACCTTTCTTGAAAAATACAAAATCCCCTTCAACCAACGCAAACCTGGCGATTGGTATCTGACTCGCGAAGGCGGCCACGGTCTAGCTCGTATTCTGTATTGTGACGACCACACAGGTCGAAACATCATGGAAGTCCTCAGCGCCGCTGTTGAAGCACATGAAAATATCCGTGTCCTGACCAAACGAACTGCCATTGACCTCTTGACCACACAGCATCACGCCAAACACCTTGATTTCAAATACAATCTTTCCAATCAATGCATTGGCGCCTATGTCTTCAATGAAAATCTGGGCAAAGTGGAAACCATCTTGTCTAAATTCACCATGCTGGCTACAGGCGGCATCGGACAAATTTACCTGCACACAACAAACACTTCCAGCTCGATAGGCTCCGGCCTTGCAATGGCCCACAGAGCCGGTGCAAGGCTTATGAACTGTGAATATGTACAGTTCCACCCTACAGCTCTTTACGAAGGCTCAAAACGCGGAGAACGGCGTTTTCTGGTGTCTGAGGCTGTACGTGGTGAAGGAGCGGTACTCATTAACTCCAAAGGCGACCCGTTCATGCCACGGTACGACACCCGCGCAGACCTTGCTCCGCGCGACATTGTTACCCGTGCAATCATGGACGAGATGCTCCAAATCGACGACGACTGTGTGTATCTCGACACCTCCGGCATCAAGGAAGACGTCAACAAACGCTTCCCTACCATTTCCAAAAAATGTCGAGAGATGGGCATAGACATAAGCAAAGATCCGGTCCCTGTCGTCCCTGCCGCGCACTATTTCTGCGGTGGTATTCTCGTAGACAACCGAGGTCGCTCTACGCTTGAAAAGCTTTACGCAGCTGGCGAATGCAGCTGTACCGGCGTCCACGGTGCCAACAGACTAGCAAGCACGTCACTACTGGAAGGAATGCTCTGGGGTTACAGTGCCGGACAAGATATGATTTCGCGCATGAACCATTCTGCCGCCCTCAGTCGTAAACTCAATGAATCAATCCCAGACTGGATCAGCATTGGACACGAGCACAATGAAGACCCAGCTCTGATCGCTCAGGACTGGTCTAACATTCGTAACACCATGTGGAATTACGTGGGCATCGCGCGAACAAGCAACAGATTGGGCCGCGCCTTCTCCGACATGCGCAAATTAACGAAAAATCTTCAGGATTTCTATCGCGAAACCGAAGTCAGCAAAAACATCATTGATCTTTTCCATGGGTCACAGGCCGCATACATCATCACTCTTGCTGCCCTAAGAAACACAAAGACAAAAGGCTGTCACTATCGCATTGACTAA